The following proteins come from a genomic window of Corallococcus sp. NCRR:
- a CDS encoding M23 family metallopeptidase, with the protein MRPNLPTLGGPPKRNPFGPVVAVSVILGAAAGGVWWWKQRMADVPMDVASQTASALDAGTVAQAPVAPPAPTDPVKAAGLERVSIRIEGPLETALVQASDATVGPALAQVVTRTLVWWVRVPGEILRGDTLDVLFQRRPNEEPLVYAVRFVSGKTGQTHRAYRFTPAGEQNARYYLPGGDELELRMEKSPIDSYEQITSLLRDGRGHKGVDFRAPVGTTVRAPFAGVIKRKNWNFGSNGNCIELVESGGKGRRALFLHLAELPKSIQPGMRVNVGQVLAQSGNTGHSFAPHLHYQLMLGENRVLDPFDQHKTFRASLAAAQKGAFDTEVQRLDGLLGTSVAGK; encoded by the coding sequence ATGCGGCCGAATCTTCCCACCCTCGGTGGACCACCGAAGCGCAATCCCTTCGGACCGGTGGTTGCCGTCTCCGTCATCCTCGGCGCGGCCGCGGGTGGCGTGTGGTGGTGGAAACAGCGCATGGCGGATGTCCCCATGGACGTCGCCTCGCAGACCGCGTCCGCGCTGGACGCCGGCACCGTGGCCCAGGCGCCCGTGGCTCCGCCCGCGCCCACCGACCCCGTGAAGGCCGCCGGCCTGGAGCGCGTGTCCATCCGCATCGAGGGCCCGCTGGAGACGGCGCTCGTCCAGGCCTCCGACGCCACCGTGGGCCCCGCCCTGGCGCAGGTGGTGACGCGCACGCTGGTGTGGTGGGTGCGCGTCCCCGGCGAAATCCTCCGGGGGGACACGCTGGACGTCCTCTTCCAGCGCCGCCCCAACGAGGAGCCGCTGGTGTACGCGGTGCGCTTCGTGAGCGGCAAGACGGGCCAGACGCACCGCGCCTACCGCTTCACGCCCGCGGGTGAGCAGAACGCCCGCTACTACCTGCCCGGCGGCGACGAGCTGGAGCTGCGGATGGAGAAGTCGCCCATCGACAGCTACGAGCAGATCACCTCGCTCCTGCGCGACGGCCGCGGCCACAAGGGCGTGGACTTCCGCGCGCCGGTGGGCACGACGGTCCGGGCGCCCTTCGCGGGCGTCATCAAGCGCAAGAACTGGAACTTCGGCAGCAACGGCAACTGCATCGAGCTGGTGGAGTCCGGGGGCAAGGGCCGCCGCGCCCTCTTCCTGCACCTGGCGGAGCTGCCCAAGAGCATCCAGCCCGGGATGCGCGTCAACGTGGGCCAGGTGCTGGCCCAGAGCGGCAACACGGGCCACTCCTTCGCCCCCCACCTGCACTACCAGCTGATGCTGGGCGAAAACCGGGTCCTGGACCCCTTCGACCAGCACAAGACCTTCCGCGCGTCCCTGGCGGCCGCCCAGAAGGGCGCCTTCGACACGGAGGTCCAGCGGCTGGACGGACTGCTGGGAACGTCCGTCGCGGGGAAGTAA
- the rplS gene encoding 50S ribosomal protein L19, with protein sequence MRRSLIEHVENKFLRKDITEFRTGDSVRVHWKVKEGEKERVQAFEGVVIRKTKGTNRATFTVRKMSFGVGVERIFPIHSPRYEKIEVLTRGDVNRKRLFYLRELKGKASRVDVLVDPEKLAAKAAAARG encoded by the coding sequence ATGCGCCGCAGCCTCATCGAGCACGTCGAAAACAAGTTCCTGCGCAAGGACATCACCGAGTTCCGCACGGGTGATTCCGTTCGCGTCCACTGGAAGGTCAAGGAAGGCGAGAAGGAGCGCGTGCAGGCCTTCGAGGGCGTGGTCATCCGCAAGACCAAGGGCACGAACCGCGCGACCTTCACGGTTCGCAAGATGTCCTTCGGCGTCGGCGTGGAGCGCATCTTCCCCATCCACAGCCCGCGCTACGAGAAGATCGAGGTCCTCACCCGCGGCGACGTGAACCGCAAGCGCCTGTTCTACCTCCGCGAGCTGAAGGGCAAGGCCTCGCGCGTGGACGTGCTGGTGGACCCGGAGAAGCTCGCCGCCAAGGCTGCCGCCGCCCGGGGCTAG
- the rimM gene encoding ribosome maturation factor RimM (Essential for efficient processing of 16S rRNA): MSAQPCLELGYVARAHGLRGEVAVRSFDPASETLGTVERVRLRLRSGEEREYALETFRPANKEDLVFFEGVESRTAAEALVGAKVFVYREDLEPPEEGEFFQGDLVGLAAVDEQGASLGTVEEVWATGEVPNLVIRAKGRPELVVPFADEFVPAVDVPAGRIVIRPPEYLEADGPEGPGDGG, from the coding sequence GTGAGCGCGCAGCCCTGTCTGGAGCTGGGCTACGTGGCCCGTGCGCACGGGCTGCGCGGCGAGGTGGCGGTCAGGAGCTTCGACCCCGCCTCGGAGACGCTCGGCACCGTCGAGCGCGTCCGGCTGCGCCTGCGCTCCGGTGAGGAGCGCGAGTACGCCCTGGAGACCTTCCGTCCGGCCAACAAGGAGGACCTGGTGTTCTTCGAGGGCGTGGAGTCCCGCACGGCCGCCGAGGCGCTGGTGGGCGCGAAGGTGTTCGTCTACCGCGAGGACCTGGAGCCGCCCGAGGAGGGCGAGTTCTTCCAGGGCGACCTCGTGGGGCTTGCCGCCGTGGACGAGCAGGGCGCCTCCCTGGGCACGGTGGAGGAGGTCTGGGCCACCGGTGAAGTGCCCAACCTGGTGATCCGCGCGAAGGGCCGGCCAGAGCTGGTGGTGCCCTTCGCGGATGAGTTCGTGCCGGCGGTGGACGTGCCCGCGGGGCGCATCGTGATCCGGCCTCCGGAGTACCTGGAGGCGGACGGACCGGAAGGCCCTGGAGACGGCGGGTGA
- the rpsP gene encoding 30S ribosomal protein S16 has translation MAVVLRLARAGAKKMPYYHVVATDSRSPRDGKFLEQVGSYDPNHSPAKVQFNEERLNYWLKSGALPSETVADLIKTAKKQAPATTA, from the coding sequence ATGGCCGTTGTCCTCCGTCTTGCCCGCGCGGGCGCCAAGAAGATGCCGTACTACCACGTGGTTGCCACCGACTCGCGCAGCCCGCGCGACGGCAAGTTCCTGGAGCAGGTCGGTTCCTACGACCCCAACCACAGCCCCGCGAAGGTGCAGTTCAACGAGGAGCGGCTGAACTACTGGCTGAAGAGCGGCGCGCTGCCCTCCGAGACGGTCGCGGACCTCATCAAGACGGCGAAGAAGCAGGCCCCGGCGACCACCGCCTGA
- a CDS encoding ATP-binding protein has translation MHFVEVAIQNVRGFSPAGRFPLKTGYLILKPPTADVLPLANVALSLLFADGRGGDASLVGSAGRSGKAALTFVGQDGMTYRILRELGGSGSLHRLNPATSQPELVSTDVSEINQYLRGQAGLPPRTTFEQVYCLQLVMLPSRRPRKSVAKAAAAAGAKASGTTPSLAAASQVTPAEDIPAAEAKVKVLQKELVTAKEVDQLQFKVDELASLIFEADSKLKGGEGLKEAIANAEAAWRAAPSPESLGLPLDILTRVKRYPKAVARRDEALARLETDREPEQEDVSLKVPPLTENRFFWGGLGAGVLFMGLSVGLGIVAAHPMWRYLALINIPAFGTAAWMALRYVDDLQHATRKGSKDNRKDARQKKILDEFELEEAPVRMAIKALNLESHTEIPAALEQKDLLGIRLGELQTQLEEYEASPEYQAALRDGQELRAQQETLNAELSAKGTYVRDLREVERELSRLKESIALAKAPPVPVAAAPGQTPAPVDPLEDPSPLVLSQAADVLTTDMLSVQALLKDRCVQYLTALTDRRYQGVEWDREGNAFLLTQNNRIPVGELSPKDIDLYYLALRMTVVEKTCARVKRPFLLDDVLTGVDEAKLPLVARMLKHLGTLTQVLHVTAHPGFGQMSDGTVNV, from the coding sequence ATGCACTTCGTCGAGGTCGCCATCCAGAACGTCCGCGGGTTCTCTCCCGCAGGGCGCTTCCCGCTGAAGACCGGGTACCTCATCCTCAAGCCGCCCACGGCGGACGTGCTGCCACTGGCGAACGTGGCGCTGTCGCTGCTGTTCGCGGATGGCCGGGGTGGAGACGCGAGCCTCGTGGGCTCCGCGGGGCGCTCCGGCAAGGCCGCGCTGACGTTCGTGGGGCAGGACGGGATGACGTACCGGATCTTGCGCGAGCTGGGCGGTTCCGGATCGCTGCACCGGCTCAATCCCGCCACCAGCCAGCCGGAGCTCGTGTCCACGGACGTCTCGGAGATCAACCAGTACCTGCGCGGCCAGGCGGGCCTGCCTCCGCGCACCACCTTCGAACAGGTGTACTGCCTCCAGTTGGTGATGCTGCCGTCGCGCCGGCCCCGCAAGAGCGTGGCCAAGGCCGCCGCGGCGGCGGGTGCGAAGGCCTCCGGGACCACGCCGTCGCTGGCGGCCGCCTCCCAGGTGACGCCGGCGGAGGACATCCCGGCCGCCGAGGCGAAGGTGAAGGTGCTGCAGAAGGAGCTCGTCACCGCGAAGGAGGTGGATCAGCTCCAGTTCAAGGTGGACGAGCTGGCGTCGCTCATCTTCGAGGCGGACTCGAAGCTCAAGGGCGGCGAGGGGCTCAAGGAGGCCATCGCGAACGCGGAGGCCGCCTGGCGCGCGGCGCCCTCGCCGGAGTCGCTGGGCCTGCCGCTGGACATCCTCACGCGCGTGAAGCGCTACCCGAAGGCGGTGGCGCGGCGGGACGAGGCGCTGGCGCGGCTGGAGACGGACCGCGAGCCGGAGCAGGAGGACGTGTCGCTGAAGGTGCCGCCGCTCACCGAGAACCGCTTCTTCTGGGGGGGCCTGGGCGCGGGCGTGCTCTTCATGGGCCTGAGCGTGGGCCTGGGCATCGTCGCGGCGCACCCCATGTGGCGCTACCTGGCGTTGATCAACATCCCCGCCTTCGGCACGGCCGCGTGGATGGCGCTGCGCTACGTGGACGACCTGCAGCACGCCACGCGCAAGGGCTCCAAGGACAACCGCAAGGACGCGCGGCAGAAGAAGATCCTCGACGAGTTCGAGCTCGAGGAGGCGCCGGTGCGCATGGCCATCAAGGCCCTGAACCTGGAGTCCCACACGGAGATCCCAGCCGCGCTGGAGCAGAAGGACCTGCTCGGCATCCGGCTGGGAGAGCTGCAGACGCAGCTGGAGGAGTACGAAGCCTCCCCCGAGTACCAGGCCGCCCTGCGCGACGGACAGGAGCTGCGCGCGCAGCAGGAGACGCTCAACGCGGAGCTGTCCGCCAAGGGCACCTACGTGCGCGACCTGCGCGAGGTGGAGCGGGAGCTGTCCCGCCTGAAGGAGTCCATCGCGCTGGCGAAGGCGCCCCCGGTGCCGGTGGCCGCGGCTCCGGGCCAGACGCCGGCGCCGGTGGATCCGCTGGAGGACCCGTCCCCCCTGGTGCTGTCGCAGGCCGCGGACGTGCTCACGACCGACATGCTGTCGGTGCAGGCGCTGCTGAAGGACCGCTGCGTGCAGTACCTCACCGCGCTCACGGACCGGCGCTATCAGGGCGTGGAGTGGGACCGCGAGGGCAACGCCTTCCTGCTCACGCAGAACAACCGCATCCCCGTGGGCGAGCTGTCCCCGAAGGACATCGACCTCTACTACCTGGCGCTGCGCATGACGGTGGTGGAGAAGACGTGCGCCCGGGTGAAGCGTCCCTTCCTCCTGGACGACGTGCTGACGGGCGTGGACGAGGCGAAGCTGCCCCTCGTCGCCCGCATGCTCAAGCACCTGGGCACGCTCACGCAGGTGCTGCACGTCACCGCCCACCCCGGCTTCGGCCAGATGTCGGACGGCACCGTTAACGTCTAG
- a CDS encoding YraN family protein, with the protein MGTRRDVGDVAEAEGVRLLESQGFRVVARNWTCRYGELDIVAEQGELVCFVEVRMRSTAAWGDPSHTVSFAKQRRVVKAALHYLFQNGIDGRMVRFDVISVVGQGEHARVEHLPAAFDAGM; encoded by the coding sequence ATGGGGACGCGGCGGGACGTGGGGGACGTGGCGGAGGCGGAGGGCGTGCGCCTGCTGGAGTCGCAGGGCTTCCGGGTGGTGGCGCGCAACTGGACGTGCCGCTACGGCGAGCTGGACATCGTGGCGGAGCAGGGGGAGCTCGTGTGCTTCGTGGAGGTGCGCATGCGCTCCACGGCCGCGTGGGGAGACCCGTCGCACACCGTGTCCTTCGCCAAGCAGCGCCGGGTGGTGAAGGCCGCGCTGCACTATCTCTTCCAGAATGGCATCGACGGGCGCATGGTGCGCTTCGACGTCATCTCCGTCGTGGGCCAGGGCGAGCACGCCCGGGTGGAGCACCTGCCCGCCGCCTTCGACGCTGGCATGTAA
- a CDS encoding ferritin family protein codes for MAGKSDTERSDVARIRAVLARELETINEYEAFAEDSTHPEVKAFFLHLAAEEKEHVSEATHMLRMLDKGQDAHFARPFVPGHFQAAVGGAPSEPALPAAEPPPVVTRAPPPAPAAVGRLANEPLTSLPPQRLIYGVPAPPPSANGHPLTIGSLRRGGGSGGSGGGR; via the coding sequence ATGGCCGGAAAGTCCGACACCGAGCGGTCCGACGTCGCGAGAATCCGCGCCGTCCTGGCGCGCGAGCTCGAGACCATCAATGAGTACGAGGCGTTCGCCGAGGACTCCACCCACCCGGAAGTGAAGGCCTTCTTCCTCCACCTGGCGGCGGAGGAGAAGGAGCACGTGTCCGAGGCGACCCACATGCTCCGCATGCTCGACAAGGGTCAGGACGCGCACTTCGCCAGGCCCTTCGTCCCCGGCCACTTCCAGGCCGCCGTGGGGGGGGCCCCCTCGGAGCCCGCCCTGCCCGCCGCCGAACCGCCGCCCGTGGTGACGCGCGCGCCGCCACCCGCCCCGGCCGCGGTGGGCCGCCTGGCGAACGAGCCCCTGACGTCCCTGCCGCCCCAGCGCCTCATCTACGGCGTCCCCGCGCCGCCGCCTTCGGCCAACGGCCATCCGCTCACCATCGGCAGCCTGCGCCGCGGCGGTGGAAGCGGCGGCTCCGGTGGCGGTCGTTAG
- the encA gene encoding encapsulin nanocompartment shell protein EncA, which produces MPDFLGHAENPLREEEWARLNETVIQVARRSLVGRRILDIYGPLGAGVQTVAYDEFQGVSPGAVDIVGEQETAMVFTDVRKFKTIPIIYKDFLLHWRDIEAARTHNMPLDVSAAAGAAALCAQQEDELIFYGDQRLGYEGLMTANGRLTATLGDWTAPGGGFQTIVEATRKLNEAGHFGPYAVVLSPRLYSQLHRIYEKTGVLEIQTISQLAADGVYQSNRLRGESGVVVSTGRENMDLAVAMDMVAAYLGASKMNHPFRVLESLLLRIKHPDAICTLEGAVPAAPPARR; this is translated from the coding sequence ATGCCTGACTTCCTTGGACATGCCGAGAACCCGCTGCGCGAAGAGGAGTGGGCGCGCCTCAACGAGACGGTGATCCAGGTGGCGCGCCGTTCGCTGGTGGGCCGCCGCATCCTGGACATCTACGGGCCGCTGGGCGCGGGCGTGCAGACGGTGGCCTACGACGAGTTCCAGGGCGTGTCCCCGGGCGCGGTGGACATCGTCGGTGAGCAGGAGACCGCGATGGTCTTCACCGACGTCCGCAAGTTCAAGACCATCCCCATCATCTACAAGGACTTCCTGCTGCACTGGCGGGACATCGAGGCGGCGCGCACGCACAACATGCCGCTGGACGTGTCCGCCGCCGCCGGCGCCGCCGCGCTGTGCGCGCAGCAGGAGGACGAGCTCATCTTCTACGGCGACCAGCGCCTGGGCTACGAGGGCCTGATGACGGCCAATGGCCGCCTCACCGCCACGCTCGGGGACTGGACGGCGCCGGGCGGCGGCTTCCAGACCATCGTGGAGGCCACGCGCAAGCTCAACGAGGCCGGCCACTTCGGGCCCTACGCCGTGGTGCTGTCGCCGCGCCTGTACTCGCAGCTGCACCGCATCTACGAGAAGACGGGCGTGCTGGAGATCCAGACCATCAGCCAGCTGGCTGCCGACGGCGTCTACCAGTCCAACCGCCTGCGCGGTGAGTCCGGCGTGGTGGTGTCCACGGGCCGGGAGAACATGGACCTGGCGGTGGCCATGGACATGGTCGCGGCCTACCTGGGCGCCAGCAAGATGAACCACCCGTTCCGCGTGCTGGAATCGCTGCTCCTGCGCATCAAGCACCCGGACGCCATCTGCACGCTGGAAGGCGCCGTCCCCGCCGCTCCTCCGGCACGCCGTTAG
- a CDS encoding sigma-54-dependent transcriptional regulator codes for MAKVLVIDDETNLRKVLAALLRRDGFDVTVAENGEQGLAEFHKNGADIVVTDLVMPKLGGMEVLAAVRAANPDVPVIIITAHGTVDSAVEAIKAGAFDYITKPFDQAELSSVVAKAAKTNESAKRSVRADHKARSAIIGESPQIQDVYKIIDKVADTPSTVLITGESGTGKELIATALHGASSRRDKPFIKINCAAIPATLLESELFGYEKGAFTGAVTSKPGRFELADEGTLFLDEIGEIPVEMQVKLLRALQEGEFERVGGIKTTRVNVRLVAATNRDLQAEIEAGRFRKDLYYRLAVVPIVLPALRERRGDIPMLASHFVDKYNRRLHKKIEGIADDALALLQAYAWPGNIRELENLIERVLLFADGPLITAKDLPEPVRGGAGVQAGAQVAASLGTLDVPVGEVGLKDIVRMKAAELERDLIVKKLEETGGNVTRAARLLQISRKSLQTKMKEFGLRDTTPDGQDDGPDE; via the coding sequence ATGGCCAAGGTCCTGGTCATCGACGACGAGACGAACCTGCGCAAGGTGCTGGCCGCCCTGCTGCGCCGCGACGGGTTCGATGTCACCGTGGCGGAGAACGGCGAGCAGGGCCTGGCCGAGTTCCACAAGAACGGCGCGGACATCGTCGTCACCGACCTGGTGATGCCCAAGCTGGGCGGCATGGAGGTGCTCGCCGCCGTGCGCGCCGCCAACCCGGACGTGCCGGTGATCATCATCACCGCGCACGGCACCGTGGACTCCGCGGTGGAGGCAATCAAGGCGGGCGCGTTCGACTACATCACCAAGCCCTTTGATCAGGCGGAGCTCTCCTCCGTCGTGGCCAAGGCCGCCAAGACGAACGAGAGCGCCAAGCGCTCCGTGCGCGCGGACCACAAGGCCCGGTCCGCCATCATCGGCGAGTCGCCGCAGATTCAAGACGTCTACAAGATCATCGACAAGGTGGCGGACACGCCCTCCACGGTGCTGATCACCGGCGAGAGCGGCACGGGCAAGGAGCTCATCGCCACCGCGCTGCACGGGGCGTCCAGCCGCCGCGACAAGCCGTTCATCAAGATCAACTGCGCCGCCATCCCCGCCACGCTGCTGGAGAGCGAGCTGTTCGGCTACGAGAAGGGCGCCTTCACCGGCGCCGTCACGTCCAAGCCCGGCCGCTTCGAGCTGGCCGACGAGGGCACCCTCTTCCTGGACGAGATCGGCGAGATCCCCGTCGAGATGCAGGTGAAGCTGCTGCGCGCGCTCCAGGAGGGCGAGTTCGAGCGCGTGGGCGGCATCAAGACGACGCGCGTGAACGTGCGCCTGGTGGCCGCCACCAACCGCGACCTCCAGGCGGAGATCGAAGCGGGCCGCTTCCGCAAGGACCTGTACTACCGGCTGGCGGTGGTGCCCATCGTGCTGCCCGCGCTGCGCGAGCGCCGGGGCGACATCCCGATGCTCGCCTCGCACTTCGTGGACAAGTACAACCGGCGCCTCCACAAGAAGATCGAAGGCATCGCCGACGACGCGCTCGCGCTGCTCCAGGCGTACGCGTGGCCGGGCAACATCCGCGAGCTGGAGAACCTCATCGAGCGCGTGCTGCTCTTCGCGGACGGCCCCCTCATCACGGCGAAGGACCTGCCGGAGCCGGTGCGCGGGGGAGCGGGCGTGCAGGCGGGGGCACAGGTCGCCGCCTCGCTGGGCACGCTGGACGTCCCCGTGGGCGAGGTCGGCCTCAAGGACATCGTGCGCATGAAGGCCGCGGAGCTGGAGCGGGACCTCATCGTCAAGAAGCTGGAGGAGACGGGCGGCAACGTCACGCGCGCCGCGCGCCTCCTGCAGATCAGCCGCAAGTCACTCCAGACGAAGATGAAGGAGTTCGGCCTGCGCGACACCACCCCGGACGGGCAGGACGACGGCCCGGACGAGTAG
- the rlmN gene encoding 23S rRNA (adenine(2503)-C(2))-methyltransferase RlmN has translation MSEPTATALPVTEPLPVPAPAKLVDVASLSREKLALFLSEELGERPFRAAQLYRWLHQRGATSFDEMTDLSKALREKLKVKAEIVPLVKDLEQRSVDGTIKYRFKTRDGRFIESVYMPSEDRKTLCVSTQVGCAMACSFCMTGTLGLKRNLTPGEIVAQVHAVNREVRANEGLETLRPLTNLVFMGMGEPLHNFENLKTALSILQSEEGPNFSHRHITVSTVGLVPMIERFGQETDVKLAISLNASTDEQRSKTMPVNRKWNIQALLDACRKFPLRQGRRITFEYVLLKGFNDTDEDAHRLKELLRDIPAKVNLIPYNENPGLGFQTTGEQRAEEFRAILAEAHVAAYIRKNRGRDIAGACGQLANRDETAAEAPV, from the coding sequence ATGTCCGAGCCTACCGCCACAGCCCTCCCAGTCACCGAGCCCCTGCCGGTGCCGGCCCCCGCGAAGCTGGTCGACGTGGCCAGCCTGTCTCGCGAGAAGCTCGCGCTGTTCCTGAGCGAGGAACTGGGCGAGCGCCCGTTCCGCGCGGCGCAGCTCTACCGCTGGCTGCACCAACGCGGCGCCACCTCGTTCGACGAGATGACGGACCTGTCCAAGGCCCTGCGCGAGAAGCTCAAGGTCAAGGCGGAGATCGTCCCGCTGGTGAAGGACCTGGAGCAGCGCAGCGTCGACGGCACCATCAAGTACCGCTTCAAGACGCGCGACGGGCGCTTCATCGAGTCCGTCTACATGCCGTCGGAGGACCGCAAGACGCTCTGCGTGTCCACGCAGGTGGGCTGCGCCATGGCCTGCTCGTTCTGCATGACGGGCACGCTGGGGCTGAAGCGCAACCTGACGCCCGGGGAGATTGTCGCCCAGGTGCACGCGGTGAACCGCGAGGTGCGCGCCAACGAGGGCCTGGAGACGCTGCGTCCGCTCACGAACCTGGTGTTCATGGGCATGGGCGAGCCGCTCCACAACTTCGAGAACCTCAAGACGGCGCTCTCCATCCTCCAGTCGGAGGAGGGGCCCAACTTCAGCCACCGGCACATCACCGTCTCCACCGTGGGCCTGGTGCCCATGATCGAGCGCTTCGGCCAGGAGACGGACGTCAAGCTGGCCATCTCGCTCAACGCCAGCACGGACGAGCAGCGCAGCAAGACGATGCCGGTGAACCGCAAGTGGAACATCCAGGCGCTGCTGGATGCCTGCCGCAAGTTCCCCCTGCGCCAGGGCCGCCGCATCACCTTCGAGTACGTGCTGCTCAAAGGGTTCAACGACACCGACGAGGACGCGCACCGGCTGAAGGAGCTGCTGCGCGACATTCCCGCGAAGGTGAACCTGATCCCGTACAACGAGAACCCTGGCCTGGGGTTCCAGACGACCGGCGAGCAGCGGGCCGAGGAGTTCCGGGCCATCCTTGCCGAGGCCCACGTCGCGGCATACATCCGGAAGAACCGGGGCCGGGACATCGCCGGGGCCTGTGGTCAGCTCGCCAACCGCGACGAGACGGCCGCTGAAGCCCCGGTGTGA
- a CDS encoding KH domain-containing protein has translation MEPLLTYLAKALVDQPDQVTLRISEADGGRLYELKVAPEDVGKVIGRDGRTVNALRTLINAAAQKQGQKVRLEILDDRRAPGSPPAPPAPDAAR, from the coding sequence GTGGAGCCGCTGCTCACGTATCTGGCGAAGGCCCTGGTTGATCAACCCGACCAGGTCACCTTGCGCATCTCCGAGGCGGATGGCGGCCGGCTCTATGAGCTGAAGGTCGCCCCCGAGGACGTCGGCAAGGTCATCGGACGTGATGGGCGCACCGTGAACGCCCTCCGGACGCTGATCAACGCCGCCGCCCAGAAGCAGGGCCAGAAGGTCCGCCTGGAGATTCTCGACGACCGCCGCGCCCCGGGTTCGCCCCCGGCGCCGCCCGCTCCGGACGCCGCGCGGTGA
- the rsmI gene encoding 16S rRNA (cytidine(1402)-2'-O)-methyltransferase — protein MAGTLYLVATPIGNLGDVTARALETLRTVGFLACEDTRHSRILLDHFAITGKDLVSLPAFAEGQRAGRILDRIEAGEDCALVTDAGSPGISDPGEKLVAEALERGLKVEPVPGPTALVAALSASGLPTGRFHFLGFLPRKGPERRAMLDEVAPLSATCVLYESPRRLAETLVDLQEAWGDRRACVARELTKLHEEFVRGPLSALVARYAGEETRGEVVVLVEGRTGEQRWSEEELRRALESGLARGEKLKPLSTELARRAGWPGQEVYRLGLGLKQR, from the coding sequence TTGGCTGGAACGCTCTACCTCGTGGCCACGCCCATCGGGAACCTGGGGGACGTCACCGCCCGGGCCCTGGAGACGCTGCGCACCGTGGGCTTCCTCGCGTGCGAGGACACCCGGCACTCACGCATCCTGTTGGACCACTTCGCCATCACCGGGAAGGACCTGGTGAGCCTGCCCGCCTTCGCGGAGGGGCAGCGCGCCGGACGCATCCTGGACCGCATCGAGGCGGGGGAGGACTGCGCGCTCGTCACCGACGCGGGCAGCCCCGGCATCAGCGACCCGGGAGAGAAGCTGGTGGCGGAGGCGCTGGAGCGCGGCCTGAAGGTGGAGCCGGTGCCCGGGCCCACGGCGCTGGTGGCCGCCCTGAGCGCGTCAGGCCTGCCCACCGGGCGCTTCCACTTCCTGGGCTTCCTGCCGCGCAAGGGGCCGGAGCGCCGGGCCATGTTGGATGAAGTGGCGCCCCTGTCCGCCACCTGCGTCCTCTACGAGTCCCCGCGCCGCCTGGCGGAGACGCTGGTGGACCTGCAGGAGGCCTGGGGCGACCGCCGCGCGTGCGTGGCGCGCGAGCTGACCAAGCTGCACGAGGAGTTCGTCCGGGGGCCGCTGTCCGCGCTCGTGGCGCGCTACGCGGGCGAGGAGACCCGGGGCGAGGTGGTGGTGCTGGTGGAGGGCCGCACCGGGGAGCAGCGCTGGAGCGAGGAGGAGCTGCGCCGGGCGCTGGAGTCGGGCCTGGCTCGCGGCGAGAAGCTCAAGCCGCTGAGCACGGAGCTGGCCCGCCGCGCGGGGTGGCCCGGCCAGGAGGTGTACCGGCTGGGCCTGGGACTGAAGCAGCGGTAG
- the trmD gene encoding tRNA (guanosine(37)-N1)-methyltransferase TrmD: MVSGYLGASILGKAQEKGLLSVTLTDVRDFAEGKHRVTDDAPYGGGAGMVMKPEPLVAAIEAARARQPGAKVLLMSPRGPTFTQATAKELARHEAGLILVCGRYEGVDERVMPFLDGELSLGDFVLTGGEVAAMAVVDAVARLVPGVLGNEASSVAESFEENLLEHPHYTRPPVFRGAEVPAVLQSGDHARIARWRRWKAIKLTQERRPDLFARLEFSKADQKLLAREEEAL, from the coding sequence ATGGTGTCCGGCTATCTGGGCGCGAGCATCCTCGGGAAGGCCCAGGAGAAGGGGCTGCTCTCCGTCACGCTCACCGACGTGCGCGACTTCGCCGAGGGCAAGCACCGCGTCACCGACGACGCGCCCTACGGCGGCGGCGCCGGCATGGTGATGAAGCCCGAACCCCTGGTGGCCGCCATCGAGGCCGCCCGGGCCCGTCAGCCCGGGGCGAAGGTGCTCCTGATGAGCCCCCGGGGACCCACGTTCACGCAGGCGACGGCGAAGGAGCTGGCGCGGCACGAGGCCGGGCTGATCCTCGTCTGCGGCCGGTACGAAGGCGTGGACGAGCGGGTGATGCCCTTCCTGGACGGCGAGCTGTCCCTGGGCGACTTCGTGCTCACGGGCGGGGAGGTGGCCGCCATGGCGGTGGTGGACGCGGTGGCGCGGCTGGTGCCCGGAGTCCTGGGCAACGAGGCGTCGTCCGTGGCGGAGAGCTTCGAGGAGAACCTCCTGGAGCACCCGCACTACACCCGGCCGCCCGTCTTCAGAGGGGCCGAGGTGCCGGCCGTCCTCCAGTCCGGCGATCACGCCCGCATCGCCCGGTGGCGCCGGTGGAAGGCCATCAAGCTGACGCAGGAGCGGCGGCCCGACCTGTTCGCGCGGCTGGAGTTCAGCAAGGCGGATCAGAAACTGCTCGCCAGGGAAGAAGAAGCATTGTAA